A genomic segment from Mycosarcoma maydis chromosome 13, whole genome shotgun sequence encodes:
- a CDS encoding uncharacterized protein (related to RecQ family helicase RecQL1) → MVDDSDNDEDDFEVVSSKRIGSSQNGMHALANKCDENHIIYDETVAAKLEELDAEAESVQRQIAELQRLKDAVVRERRKVYNAYLKTLQLENSASDRKLGLDYTTTSFSWSDDVRLAALSVFGIPSFRFCQLGVINAALDGRNAVVVMPTGGGKSLCYQLPAILRRGVTLVVSPLISLMTDQVLHLQQVGIQSELLCSTTPRERSNAILKQIRLGTTSEIEQATCSSGWNYHQNDGIKLLYVTPERIAKSKTCLSALQSAYEQARLSRIVIDEAHCCSQMGHDYRPDYAKLSLLRRLFPKVPIMCLTATCGPKVLNEILEIIDLEPITEPDNAAPKRTIYFTAPLFRPNLAYKVVQRPQQTKAAAEAIVDYILQNHAGHSGIVYCLSQADTQATAKALSELSSGRIATGCYHAGLDDASKHMIHTDWRTGRIQVVCATIAFGMGIDKPDVRFVIHACISKSIDGYYQETGRAGRDGQDSDCVLFYRPQDAIRMSSLVAGEPTGREKLAAMLEYAQSARCRRQLFAEYFSDMFEKGDDQAQQVCGTCDNCTGNRSTLLIDARKEMFQLLAILAEMCRQGGRITLTSLSDVARGLGGGKFNLDPNLTHLEKPKSKSNGSNAAAKAGVIDLQSVAGGKITLHRDVVDRLIVHGIQSQLIQQTYSATAYTVNVYLEPGAKATRFLRHPLSTISLHTQLDLLPSVYILPPAEIAIAAAGSKASVKRIATNPATAPSGAQNRRKKSRSDTIVIH, encoded by the coding sequence ATGGTCGACGACTCGGACAACGATGAGGACGATTTCGAGGTGGTCTCTTCCAAACGAATTGGTTCGAGCCAGAACGGAATGCATGCTCTTGCCAACAAATGTGACGAAAACCATATCATTTATGACGAAACGGTAGCCGCCAAactcgaggagctcgatgccgaggccgagTCCGTGCAACGCCAAATTGCAGAGCTGCAAAGACTCAAGGATGCTGTCGTGCGCGAGAGACGTAAAGTATACAACGCTTACCTCAAGACGTTGCAATTGGAAAACTCTGCTTCGGATCGCAAGCTGGGTCTCGACTATACTACCACCTCCTTCTCCTGGAGCGACGATGTTCGGCTCGCTGCACTGTCTGTCTTTGGTATTCCCTCTTTCCGTTTCTGTCAGCTGGGTGTCATCAATGCAGCCCTGGACGGCCGTAACGCTGTAGTCGTGATGCCGACAGGAGGCGGAAAGTCGTTGTGCTATCAACTGCCTGCAATTCTGAGGCGTGGCGTCACACTCGTAGTCTCGCCTCTGATCTCTCTCATGACAGATCAAGTTCTCCACTTGCAGCAAGTGGGTATCCAGTCCGAGCTGCTTTGCAGCACCACTCCACGAGAGCGTTCGAATGCCATTCTCAAGCAGATACGACTCGGTACAACCTCCGAAATCGAGCAAGCCACCTGCTCATCAGGCTGGAATTACCATCAGAACGACGGTATCAAGCTACTCTACGTCACCCCGGAGCGCATCGCAAAGTCTAAAACATGCCTCTCAGCTCTGCAGAGCGCCTacgagcaagcaagactCTCCCGCATCGTGATCGATGAGGCGCACTGCTGCTCACAGATGGGACACGACTACAGGCCAGACTATGCAAAGCTATCGCTGCTTCGACGACTGTTCCCCAAAGTGCCCATCATGTGCCTCACGGCAACGTGTGGACCCAAGGTGCTCAACGAGATTCTTGAAATCATCGATCTTGAACCCATCACCGAGCCCGACAATGCGGCGCCTAAACGCACCATCTACTTTACAGCTCCACTCTTCCGCCCCAATCTTGCCTACAAGGTGGTGCAGCGTCCGCAACAGACCAAAGCAGCCGCTGAGGCCATTGTCGACTATATTCTCCAGAATCACGCTGGTCACAGTGGGATCGTCTACTGCCTTTCTCAAGCCGATACTCAAGCGACCGCAAAGGCGCTTAGTGAGTTGAGCAGTGGCCGCATAGCCACAGGCTGCTACCATGCCGGTCTTGACgacgcaagcaagcacaTGATCCATACTGATTGGCGCACAGGTCGCATTCAGGTGGTTTGTGCCACGATCGCGTTTGGCATGGGCATCGACAAGCCCGACGTGCGCTTTGTCATTCACGCCTGCATCTCGAAATCCATCGATGGATACTATCAGGAAACCGGACGGGCGGgtcgagatggccaagacTCGGACTGCGTTCTGTTCTATCGTCCACAGGATGCCATTCGTATGAGCTCGCTTGTAGCTGGCGAACCGACGGGACGAGAAAAGCTGGCTGCCATGCTCGAGTACGCCCAGTCGGCTCGATGTCGACGTCAGCTGTTTGCAGAGTATTTCTCCGACATGTTTGAAAAAGGcgacgatcaagctcagcaaGTCTGCGGCACATGCGACAATTGCACCGGTaatcgctcgacgctgctcaTCGATGCACGCAAAGAGATGTTCCAGCTACTTGCAATTCTGGCCGAGATGTGCAGGCAAGGCGGCAGAATCACTTTGACCAGCCTATCCGATGTAGCTCGCGGTCTGGGAGGCGGCAAATTCAATCTGGATCCAAACCTGACCCACTTGGAAAAACCCAAGTCAAAGTCGAATGGCTCCAACGCGGCGGCCAAGGCTGGAGTTATAGATTTGCAATCCGTTGCTGGGGGCAAGATCACGCTGCATCGCGACGTTGTCGACCGCTTGATCGTGCATGGCATCCAATCGCAACTGATCCAACAAACCTATTCGGCTACAGCATACACCGTCAACGTCTACCTAGAACCGGGCGCCAAAGCGACGCGCTTCCTTCGCCATCCACTTTCGACCATCTCGTTGCATACGCAGCTGGACCTGCTTCCTTCCGTATACATTCTACCGCCCGCCGAAATAGCTATAGCCGCAGCCGGTTCGAAAGCAAGCGTTAAACGAATCGCAACAAACCCTGCGACAGCTCCGAGTGGAGCACAAAATCGGCGCAAAAAGAGTCGTTCCGACACCATCGTCATTCATTGA
- a CDS encoding uncharacterized protein (related to YBT1 - Vacuolar, full-size ABC protein transporting bile acids): MSLSPTLAPPGALAEVRLLGFLWAARQTNLSLLTTNATNALTKSFDATGMHTQAVAIAPGSNPLIFAAQLSPLLVSTIFVVAPRLLRAARNIFLSTKPGDSSAACPRSVFNYFAPFVTEEDVRRHRLESLKHSVPTTNIHVNGATISAITATHLFGMGGFARQRRRLNRLLFISLFQAAASAALLGWTVTSFEQSRVLSGLSPVTAWITIFFRLLLQPPQTPSFDLVALLLSLNVSAWIDLFTFVPVFTAPSTTAKLDAVLNARLLLSATNAIICIYAASICLRMPVAQGGYEAVVDLSERVRQHTESVPKVPSHQHSAAVEYRLCPTSPEDYCSLYENLSYSWMAPIQKLALERSLVPTDVWRLRSINDTRLLYHKFKALEQPLEAAGYKPRLLSRILRANANDILLDACFKLISVSFAYLGTYILKSILDEIQIAATHHESSPNKGDSPSGAQWTPRQRAFAYACIGLCLTVVRFLAELQNFHHARQVGLRLRSTLVVSLFEKALKRRDLSGQTKSSSADLPDMSENSVETEPDSATPSSVVSHSPSGSENGTSVADANAIAANDSYLQPQRRGDVRQKQSWSSSLRVNKLKQVSFDSLRSKIWQQSPQSKSKRAQGLKQHEDEQGADVGKIVNMMASDVNILLRMGCDLHQLYGAPLEVTIAAIFLYKLMGWSALVGFGILVAAIPVNYVWGEIAVKKQREYSSARDERMGLMTELIDAMRFVKIQGVEPQWEERVASARRKEIHKLIWSRVMTFLFELLWTVIPVLVTLVSFFFYVKVAGEELTVSTAFTAIALFTMIRPPLNAIPGFLMGGLIAMVSIQRLESFLNEQEVEEAVSQLSRQRSSPPDRSKDQYVDGADNGIQMTSDMYASELAIKGCSFFWHNTQTTMRPEPGDDRTDEASASDPHYSSFSLRDIDVSFPAEKLTLIIGPTASGKSSLLAAILGEMLESKEGTVVRNKFDKHGNSLFSYANQLPWLEAGRSVRDNILFGTAFDEVRYKLCIQACALQNDLDSMDDGDLTNIGSHTVSGGQKARISLARALYARSNTVLLDDVLSAVDARVQSHIVKNAILGPIARRRRIVMVTHHVHLLVDHAALVISMHNGRILHQGKPAELQAKGLVPSSRHNGKDKSRGARAEAGAVDRDADSKESAHLSGLSPDKDAAGAASNDGLTLAVTPKRSMELASGAQTPRLLHQEEKRREGAVSWVSYQTYLQASSLRIWAVLVLFLLLLRLSESFGQYWLKVWGEAYKTYALHSLSSFMMTMMPSRLPFDLPPAEGHAGFYLAVYGLSGFAVILFNSSRAVCFYVASVRASQNLFATLLANVMRAPLRWFDVTPAGRIMNRFGTDMDCIDNVLPQSIMNLGNNAFSMAAYFLICVVIVPAFLVPSCLLVLLGPWLVGGFLACTRDMQRIEATSTSPIYGHFQQALSGIVTIRAFGAEPRLLESMLDAVDLYQSLWWAVCTMEVWLSFRSQILGGVSVFVVTLLALSGAVSPGSAGLALSSAQLLCQLAYYLVNDFKNLANSFNSLERVAEYQQMPREENDQIVAGYSTRLVPAAWPSARGRIVFDNVRLRYADDLPDVLKGVSFDVKPGEKVGIIGRTGSGKSSLASSLFRAVELSGGRILVDDIDIKTIPLQQLRSRLSIVMQDPVLFSGTVRDNLDPFNEHGDAEVVDALVKVGLASPTGSRDDSDDDQDQLVDLSGTDAGAHAKLPLGSSMRLRLDTRVSSGGANFSAGQAQLLSLARSLLRSTRILILDEATSSTDMHTDAMVQRVMHTALKDSIVICIAHRLKSVIDYDRILVMQNGQLVECGSPKELLSKSDTDESAFFKKLCKHSAEYKELCASAGVERI; encoded by the exons ATGTCGCTATCGCCCACCCTGGCGCCGCCTGGCGCTCTAGCCGAAGTGCGtctgctcggcttcttATGGGCTGCTCGCCAAACCAACCTTTCTTTGTTGACAACTAATGCAACAAACGCACTCACCAAATCCTTCGATGCCACAGGCATGCATACCCAGGCTGTAGCTATCGCACCAGGCTCCAACCCACTTATTTTTGCGGCTCAACTCTCTCCTCTTCTGGTCAGCACAATCTTTGTTGTTGCGCCTCGCTTGCTCCGCGCTGCTCGCAACATCTTTCTCAGTACAAAGCCTGGCGATAGCAGTGCTGCCTGCCCTCGTTCCGTTTTCAACTACTTTGCACCGTTCGTGACGGAGGAGGATGTACGACGCCATCGGCTTGAGTCGCTCAAGCATTCTGTTCCAACCACAAACATCCACGTAAATGGAGCAACGATCTCGGCTATCACCGCGACCCACTTGTTTGGCATGGGGGGATTCGCAAGGCAGCGCAGACGCCTCAATCGACTCCTCTTCATCAGTCTTTTtcaggcagcagcatctgcCGCTCTCTTGGGCTGGACAGTGACGTCCTTCGAACAGTCGCGAGTGCTCAGTGGCCTTTCTCCAGTCACCGCCTGGATCACAATCTTTTTTCGATTGCTGCTCCAGCCTCCGCAGACGCCAAGCTTCGACCTGGTCgccttgctgctctcgctcaacgTCAGTGCTTGGATCGACCTCTTCACTTTTGTGCCCGTGTTCACCGCtccttccaccaccgccaagctGGATGCCGTGCTGAACGCTCGACTTCTGCTCAGCGCCACGAATGCGATCATCTGCATCTATGCTGCATCGATTTGTCTGCGTATGCCAGTCGCACAAGGTGGTTACGAAGCCGTCGTGGATCTCAGCGAACGTGTTCGACAACACACGGAGTCCGTCCCTAAAGTTCCCTCTCACCAACACTCGGCCGCCGTAGAGTATCGACTCTGTCCTACCTCGCCCGAAGATTACTGCAGCCTCTACGAGAATCTTTCATATTCATGGATGGCTCCCATCCAGAAGCTGGCTCTAGAGCGCTCGCTTGTTCCTACTGATGTTTGGCGTCTTCGATCCATCAACGATACGCGTCTGCTCTATCACAAATTCAAAGCTCTCGAGCAGCCTCTGGAGGCAGCCGGCTACAAACCTCGCCTATTGTCCCGCATTCTACgtgccaacgccaacgatATCCTCCTCGACGCTTGCTTCAAGCTCATCAGCGTGAGCTTTGCCTACCTCGGCACCTACATTCTGAAAAGCATCCTTGACGAAATTCAGATAGCAGCAACGCACCACGAGAGCAGTCCTAACAAAGGCGACAGCCCCTCTGGTGCGCAGTGGACGCCTCGTCAAAGGGCATTTGCCTACGCATGCATCGGCCTCTGCCTCACCGTGGTGCGTTTCCTAGCCGAGCTCCAAAATTTCCACCACGCTCGTCAGGTTGGTCTAAGACTGCGGTCTACCCTCGTTGTCTCTCTCTTTGAGAAAGCGCTCAAGAGGCGAGACCTCAGCGGTCAGACAAAGTCGTCATCGGCGGACCTTCCAGACATGTCTGAGAATTCAGTAGAGACGGAACCTGACAGTGCCACACCAAGCTCTGTCGTATCTCACAGTCCGAGTGGCTCGGAAAACGGGACATCTGTTGCCGACGCAAACGCTATCGCCGCGAACGATTCGTATCTGCAGCCGCAAAGACGAGGAGACGTGCGCCAGAAGCAATCCTGGAGTTCGTCACTCCGCGTCAACAAGCTAAAACAGGTTTCCTTCGACTCGCTTCGATCCAAGATCTGGCAGCAATCGCCTCAAAGCAAGAGCAAACGAGCGCAAGGGCTCAAACAGCatgaggacgagcaggGCGCTGACGTGGGCAAGATCGTCAACATGATGGCATCGGATGTTAACATCCTCTTGCGCATGGGCTGCGATCTCCATCAGCTTTACGGTGCCCCATTGGAAGTCACCATCGCCGCCATTTTTCTTTACAAGCTTATGGGCTGGAGCGCACTGGTTGGATTTGGTATTCTAGTCGCAGCGATTCCCGTCAACTATGTGTGGGGTGAAATTGCcgtcaagaagcagcgcgaATACAGTTCAGCGCGTGATGAACGCATGGGCCTAATGaccgagctcatcgacgcCATGCGCTTCGTCAAGATCCAAGGTGTCGAGCCGCAATGGGAGGAGCGCGTAGCATCGGCTCGACGTAAAGAGATCCACAAACTGATCTGGTCGCGCGTCATGACGTTTCTCTTTGAGCTGCTTTGGACCGTGATTCCTGTCCTCGTCACACTGGtcagcttcttcttctaCGTCAAGGTGGCGGGAGAGGAGCTTACTGTTTCGACTGCGTTCACTGCCATCGCTCTCTTCACCATGATACGACCACCTCTCAATGCTATTCCCGGCTTCTTGATGGGAGGTCTGATCGCTATGGTCAGCATCCAGCGACTTGAATCGTTTCtcaacgagcaagaggtCGAGGAAGCTGTCAGTCAGCTCTCCAGGCAGcgctcatcaccaccaGACAGAAGTAAGGACCAATATGTCGACGGAGCCGATAACGGGATCCAGATGACGAGTGATATGTATGCCAGCGAGCTTGCGATCAAAGGCTGCAGTTTCTTTTGGCACAATACACAGACAACTATGCGCCCTGAGCCAGGTGACGATAGGACCGACGAAGCTTCTGCGAGCGATCCGCACTATTCTAGCTTTAGCCTTCGCGACATCGACGTCAGCTTCCCCGCCGAAAAACTCACGCTAATCATCGGACCGACTGCCTCAGgcaagagcagcttgctcgcaGCCATCCTgggcgagatgctcgaatcGAAAGAAGGCACCGTTGTTCGCAACAAGTTTGACAAGCATGGCAACAGTCTTTTCAGTTATGCAAATCAACTGCCATGGCTCGAAGCCGGCAGATCTGTGCGGGACAACATTCTCTTTGGCACTGCCTTTGACGAGGTCAGGTACAAGTTGTGTATCCAGGCTTGTGCGCTTCAAAACGACCTTGACTCGATGGACGATGGTGACTTGACAAACATCGGCTCACACACTGTATCCGGTGGGCAAAAGGCGCGtatctcgctcgctcgtgctTTGTACGCGCGCTCCAACACTGTCCTTCTCGACGATGTCCTATCAGCCGTCGACGCACGCGTGCAGAGCCATATCGTGAAGAACGCAATTTTGGGACCCATTGCCAGACGTCGTCGGATCGTCATGGTCACCCACCATGTGCACCTTTTGGTCGATCACGCGGCATTGGTGATCAGTATGCATAACGGACGAATTCTGCATCAAGGGAAACCTGCCGAATTGCAAGCGAAAGGTCTGGTCCCCTCTTCACGCCACAATGGAAAAGACAAATCACGTGGTGCTCGGGCAGAGGCAGGGGCTGTGGATCGCGATGCTGACTCGAAGGAATCTGCTCATCTGTCCGGTCTCTCTCCTGACAAAGATGCGGCTGGTGCAGCTTCAAATGATGGCCTGACATTGGCGGTCACACCGAAGCGTTCGATGGAGCTTGCGTCAGGAGCTCAAACTCCGCGTCTTTTGCACCAGGAGGAAAAGCGCAGAGAAGGGGCCGTCAGCTGGGTTTCTTACCAAACATACCTGCAAGCGTCTTCGCTTCGCATTTGGGCAGTTCTGGTCTTatttctgctgctgctgcgtctgtCCGAGTCGTTCGGCCAGTATTGGCTCAAGGTCTGGGGCGAGGCTTATAAAACCTATGCTCTGCATTCACTTTCGTCCTTcatgatgacgatgatgccCTCTCGCCTTCCATTTGACTTGCCCCCAGCTGAAGGACACGCTGGCTTCTACTTGGCCGTCTATGGCTTGAGTGGCTTTGCGGTCATTCTGTTCAACAGCTCTAGGGCTGTCTGCTTCTACGTTGCTTCGGTTCGAGCATCGCAGAATTTGTTTGCGACCCTCTTGGCCAACGTTATGCGTGCCCCGCTTCGATGGTTCGACGTCACTCCTGCGGGTCGAATCATGAACCGCTTCGGAACGGACATGGACTGCATCGACAACGTCTTGCCGCAGTCGATCATGAACCTTGGCAACAACGCCTTTTCGATGGCCGCCTACTTTTTGATCTGTGTCGTGATTGTTCCCGCGTTCTTGGTGCCTAGTTGCTTGCTGGTCTTACTGGGTCCTTGGCTGGTAGGCGGGTTTCTCGCATGCACGCGGGATATGCAGAGGATCGAAGcaacctcgacctcgcctATCTACGGACACTTTCAGCAGGCGTTGTCCGGCATCgtcacgattcgagcatTTGGTGCGGAACCGCGCTTGCTCGAATCCATGCTGGATGCAGTCGATCTGTATCAATCGCTGTGGTGGGCTGTTTGCACCATGGAAGTGTGGCTCAGCTTTCGGTCGCAGATCTTGGGTGGCGTTTCAGTCTTTGTAGTCACTCTGCTGGCTCTGTCGGGCGCCGTGTCACCAGGTTCGGCGGGTCTGGCCCTGTCGTCGGCGCAACTCCTGTGTCAATTGGCGTACTACCTTGTCAACGACTTCAAGAATCTGGCCAACAGCTTCAACTCGCTCGAACGAGTTGCAGAATATCAACAGATGCCGCGCGAAGAAAACGACCAAATCGTAGCTGGATATTCGACCCGGCTCGTTCCGGCCGCATGGCCGTCGGCTCGTGGGCGCATTGTCTTTGATAATGTGAGATTGCGGTACGCTGACGATTTGCCTGACGTGCTCAAAGGGGTAAGCTTCGATGTCAAGCCTGGAGAAAAGGTGGGCATCATCGGACGAACAGGAAGCGGCAAGAGCAGCCTGGCGTCGAGCCTGTTCCGGGCGGTCGAGCTGAGTGGCGGTCGAATCTTGGTGGATGATATCGATATCAAGACGATTCCCCTTCAGCAACTGCGTAGTCGACTGAGCATAGTCATGCAGGATCCGGTGCTGTTCTCTGGCACGGTCCGAGACAATCTGGACCCTTTCAACGAACATGGGGATGCAGAAGTGGTCGATGCACTTGTCAAGGTTGGGCTCGCTTCGCCGACGGGCAGTCgcgacgacagcgacgatgatcaAGATCAACTGGTTGATCTATCGGGGACCGACGCTGGAGCGCATGCGAAGCTGCCTCTAGGCTCGAGTATGCGACTGAGGCTCGATACACGCGTCTCTTCAGGCGGTGCTAACTTTTCTGCTGGCCAAGCGCAGCTTCTCTCACTCGCGCGATC tctgctgcgctcgacgcGAATCCTCATCTTGGACGAAGCTACCTCATCGACCGACATGCACACGGATGCCATGGTGCAACGAGTCATGCACACAGCGCTCAAAGACTCGATCGTCATCTGCATAGCGCATCGTCTCAAAAGCGTGATCGACTATGACAGGATTCTGGTCATGCAGAACGGCCAATTAGTCGAATGCGGAAGCCCGAAAGAATTGCTCTCCAAGTCGGACACGGACGAAAGCGCATTTTTCAAGAAGCTTTGCAAACACTCGGCGGAGTATAAGgagctttgcgcttctgctggtGTTGAGCGCATCTGA
- a CDS encoding exosome non-catalytic core subunit RRP4 (related to RRP4 - 3`-5` exoribonuclease) translates to MSGADALPAFVIHATSSRPSTWNSKTTLSQRRLEGCNTPSRLVHYSGETHPASSSWRLSRYAPTFTKDDMDVEHDEMDADDGEMGDVRIAVTGGSIASSHVFMKGHGTFLSADTDEILSSMCGTVERVNKLISVRPARSRYAAEVGDLVIGRITEVGPKRWKVDINAKTDSALQLSSINLPGGIQRRKIESDELQMRSFFQENDLLVAEVQMMFQDNSSALHTRSLRYGKLRNGILVTVSPNLIQRLKSHFVHLKHDELQLDVDLVIGLNGYIWIAKHFAYTQPSNSSTTATAPASASAADQTGLAGSGIGMDIDATYSDQNDADLSISLRRQIQRVAKCIHILNTYHHPISDTSILDLIHISVVYIGPILQHQEQQDWHKLPSLTSLMVQQLQSASSLTS, encoded by the coding sequence ATGTCTGGAGCAGACGCATTGCCGGcgtttgtgattcacgccACCAGCTCACGGCCATCGACATGGAACAGCAAGACAACATTATCGCAGCGTCGATTGGAAGGATGCAATACGCCATCGCGGCTGGTGCACTACTCGGGAGAAACACATccggcatcgtcgtcttggcgTCTTTCTCGCTACGCTCCAACGTTCACAAAGGATGATATGGATGTGGAAcacgacgagatggatgcAGACGATGGTGAGATGGGAGATGTACGAATTGCGGTGACTGGTGGCAGCATTGCGTCTTCGCATGTGTTTATGAAGGGTCACGGTACGTTTTTGTCAGCGGACACGGACGAGATTCTGTCTTCGATGTGTGGGACGGTGGAACGCGTCAACAAGCTGATATCTGTGCGCCCGGCGCGCTCGCGGTATGCGGCTGAAGTGGGAGATCTGGTGATCGGTCGGATCACCGAAGTGGGTCCGAAACGCTGGAAGGTCGATATCAACGCTAAGACCGACTCTGCACTTCAACTGTCGTCGATCAATCTTCCTGGGGGGATTCAACGCCGAAAGATCGAGAGTGACGAGTTGCAGATGCGAAGTTTTTTCCAGGAAAACGACCTACTGGTTGCCGAAGTGCAAATGATGTTTCAGGACAACTCGTCGGCTCTGCACACACGTTCGCTTCGCTATGGCAAGCTGAGGAACGGCATCCTGGTCACTGTTTCTCCAAACCTGATCCAACGTCTGAAATCTCACTTTGTCCATCTCAAGCACGACGAGTTGCAGCTGGacgtcgacctcgtcatcggccTCAACGGCTACATCTGGATCGCCAAGCACTTTGCCTACACTCAGCcgtccaactcgtccaCAACCGCAACTGCCCCTgcctctgcatctgcagccGATCAAACAGGCCTCGCAGGCTCCGGAATCGGCATGGACATCGATGCCACCTACTCGGACCAAAACGACGCGGACCTCTCAATCAGCCTCCGTCGTCAGATCCAACGCGTCGCAAAGTGCATCCACATCCTCAACACCTACCACCACCCCATCTCCGACACCTCGATCCTCGACCTCATCCACATCTCAGTCGTCTACATCGGCCCCATCCTCCAGCACCAAGAACAGCAAGACTGGCACAAGCTCCCCAGTCTCACCTCGCTCATGGTCCAACAGCTGCAATCCGCATCATCCCTCACAAGCTAG
- a CDS encoding uncharacterized protein (related to CTL1 - RNA 5`-triphosphatase with manganese- or cobalt-dependent NTPase activities): MSSPQLAPERSIFGVDPLDDFVTIVGDWIYTKGRGRSNLEIEAKIGQIISQETGERIHLPVRNETIVDLSHTRFESQMSASQHAHYNRILNSLALRSSEGSYTGAKISYHRRKEIDYFHPAPKGKVRVTRDAETLAIKPDGIIQKQRIADLDIYCPYRLFDYRISINVELPAPEPTSDHVSIREKNRLSYAHQNFIVDLTQVTLPEKPSDHINELEIEIRDVDQLMQAAAQAKSIPTNTSAPSSQDWSSFDDQVLIFLNNIRLLIRNAPADERR; the protein is encoded by the exons ATGTCATCTCCACAGCTCGCTCCAGAACGCTCCATCTTTGGCGTCGATCCGCTGGATGATTTTGTCACCATTGTCGGAGATTGGATCTATACAAAAGGAAGAGGCAGATCGAATCTCGAG AtcgaggccaagatcgGTCAGATTATATCGCAGGAGACCGGCGAGAGGATCCACCTGCCGGTGCGCAACGAGACGATTGTGGATCTGAGCCACACCAGGTTCGAGAGTCAAATGAGTGCT TCGCAACATGCGCACTACAATCGGATCTTGAACTCACTCGCCTTGAGGTCGAGCGAGGGTTCGTACACGGGAGCCAAGATCAGCTATCATCGACGCAAGGAGATCGACTACTTCCATCCTGCGCCCAAAGGCAAAGTGCGCGTCACAAGAGACGCCGAGACGCTCGCTATTAAACCGGACGGCATCATACAGAAACAAAGGATAGCGGATCTAGATATCTACTGTCCATATCGTCTCTTTGACTACCGAATTAGCATCAATGTCGAGTTGCCAGCACCAGAGCCTACCTCCGACCACGTATCTATTCGTGAAAAAAACCGTCTCTCGTACGCACACCAGAActtcatcgtcgatctcacCCAGGTCACCCTCCCCGAAAAACCGTCCGACCACATCAACGAACTCGAAATCGAAATTCGCGACGTTGATCAACTCATGCAGgccgctgctcaagcaaaGTCCATCCCCACCAACACCTCCGCACCATCCAGTCAGGACTGGTCATCTTTCGACGATCAGGTCCTCATCTTTCTCAACAACATTCGCTTGCTCATCAGGAATGCGCCTGCCGACGAACGGCGCTAG